The Alphaproteobacteria bacterium GM7ARS4 genomic interval TGGGACACGCCCTCGTCCTTGGACATACCATCGATGACGTGGAAACATATCCACGGAAAGTCTCTAACGTCACAGAAAAAGAGCTCATGCGCGCCGCTCAGAGCCTCTTCTCAGGCGAACATAAAGCCCTCACTGCATGGCTAGAAAAAGAAGACAAACCCCCAAACACGCCATGACACGCCACCGCCCCATAACCTCCTTTTTGCTTCGTTTCCTCCTCACTGCCTTCTTTATGCTCTCTCCGACCCACGACACACACGCCAAAGACAGCGGTATCCACATCCAAGACGTCACAAGTGAGAAAGGCGTCACCGCATGGCTTATCCAAGACGATCACCTCCCCATTGTGTCCATCCAATTCGCCATTGAGGGGGGAAGCGCCTTCGACCCCCAAGGAAAAAAGGGACTTACATCCCTCACGATGGATATGCTACGGGAAGGCGCCGGAGACCTCCCAAGTAAAGCCTTTCAAGAGGCGCTAGAAGAACACAATATCTCTCTGTCTTTCTGGACATCCAAAGATAGAATCGGGGGAAGCATGAAAATGCTCAAGAAAGACATGGAAAAAGGGCTGGAACTCCTCACGCTGGCAACAACACAGCCACGATTCGATGCAGACGCCATCGAACGACTGAAAAAAGAACGCCTCGCCTCCATTCGCCTACGCCGAGAAGACCCCGCAACCGTCGCCCACGAGCAATGGCAACGTGTCGCTTTTCCAAACCATCCCTATGGGACACCATCCATTGGTGAAGAAGAGGATATTGCGCGACTCACAAGGAACGATATACGCTCTTTTTTCACAGAAGCCTTCAATCAAGAAACCCTCCTTATCTCTGTGGCAGGGGACATCACACAGGAAGAACTCGCACCCATCCTTGATGGACTCTTCGCCCATTGGACTCCCCATGCCGTCAGGCGTCTCGCCGACCTTCCCGAAGCGACATTGCCAGCGCCAACACTCCATGTCGTGGAACGCCCTATCCCGCAAACGGTGGTCGCCTTTGGGAAAAAAGGCATGCCACGTCACCATCCCGATTATTATGCCTATTACCTCCTCAACTACATCCTTGGCGGTGGCAGCTTTAGCGCACGTTTGATGGACGAAATACGGGAAAAACGCGGACTCGCCTATAGCGTTTATACGTCTCTATGGGATAGCCACGCCATTCCCTTGCTCCGTGGCGCCCTTGCCACCTCCAACGAACATGTGCAAACAAGCCTCGATATCCTTAAAGCGGAAACACAGCGTATCGCCAACGAACCCATCACCCAAGAAGAATTGGATGGCGCTAAAACCTATGTCATCCATAGCCTCTACCTTAACCTTGTGCGCACCTCGTCCCTTGCGCGCTTTGCCCTTAACCTGCAAATGACGGGTATCGGTAAGGATTATCCGCAAAAAAGAGAGCAACTCTTTCATGCCGTCACAAGAGAGGATATTCAGCGCGTGGCGCGCTCCATCCTCCATGACGATGCGTGGCTTATCACAGCCGTAGGACAGCCAGTCTTGCGTCAGTGAACTGCCGCCGCTGACATCTCTACCCTAGAAGCAACACATAAAGAGCAACGCCACAGAGCATGCCTATGGCAACGCTCAGCAAGAGTGGAGTCAAGCGATAAGCTGGCGTCACACGATGGGAAGGGGAACGATTCCTCCTCTGCATGCCTTGTGCCAATGCCTCTATGGTCTCAGGATGAAGTTTTATGCCGTCCCGTCCAACAGACTCTATATCCTTCGCCCACGCCATAAGACGTCCCGGGACGTCATCACGCCATAGGGATAAACGATGCGCCATGCGCTCGACCCTTTTCCCAATGCGCCCTCTGTCCTTCTGCCATTTCTCAATGAGAGGACGCACCAATGCCCACATATTCACCGAAGGACACATGGCGCGCGTCACGCCTTCCACCAACAACAAGCCCTTTTGCATCATCATCAGGGGAGGTTGAATCGCCATCTCGAATTCTGTCGCCACAGAAAATAAATGCGCTAACAAATCACTGATGACAATAGAGTCCAATGACTTGCCAACGATCTGCTCACCCACCACACGCAACGCCGCCACGAAGGCATCCTCCGATTGCTCCAGAGGCACCCAACCCGCCATAAAATGTAATCTCGCCACGCGACGATAGTCCTTCTCTAGGAAGGCGCGGAAAATTTCCGCTAAATAATGGCGGTTGCGCATATCTAAACGCCCCGTGATACCAAAATCGAGCAAGACGATACGCTTCTTGCTATCCACTAAGACATTGCCCGGATGAAGGTCGGCATGGAATAGCCCATGAATAAAGAGCTGGTGAAAAAAACCTTCTACATACGTCTTCGCCAATGTCTCCATAGAAAGCCCTGAGGCCTGCACAAATTGATGATTGTCAATACGCACCCCCTCAATACGCTCCATCGTCAACACCCGACGCGATGTCCTCGTCCAATCAATCTCGGGAATATAAAAACGCTTATCATCAGCCATAAAACCCTTAATATCGCACGCCATCGATGCCTCGATACGTAAATCCATCTCTCGCCGCACAATCTCTTCCAATGTTTCCACAGCTTGCGGCAAACATAAGCGCCTTATCACCAGATGACGTTTGTCCAGCCATGCCGCTAGCCAACGAAAAAGAGCAAAATCTTTTGCAAAAATAGCCTCCACATCGGGACGAATCACCTTAACAGCCACATGCTTGCCATCGGTTGTGACCGCCGCATGGACTTGGGCAATGGACGCTGCCGCCATAGGCTTCTCTTCGATATGGGCATAGAGCTCACGCCATGGCCTGCCAAATTCTGTCTCGATGCTCTGGAGCGCCCGCTTGGTGGAAAAAGGAGGAAGATTGTCCTGCAACGCCATGAGCTCTTCCGCCATATCACGCCCGATGATGTCCGCCCGAGTCGCCAATAATTGTCCCAATTTGATAAAACCCGGGCCTAAACGAGTCAAGGCTGTGGCGATACGCTTGCCTCGAACCTTGCCTCCCGACGTAGGAAAACGGCCACGCCTTGACACCATCGACATCTTTGTGGGAAGCAATCTCACGATGTCCACAATAAAGGCGCTGTCGTGCCAAGCAAAAATCCAACACATACGCAACAAACGCCCCCATCGACTTATGAACGTTGCCTTTGTCACGTAGACCTGCCACCATCTAAAGAGACCATCGCCCTATTCCTCCTTCCACCCTTCATAGAGATGAACAACGCCCATCCCCATGGGACAAGCCGTTGCCCTGACAAAACCTACCTCTTCCATAGACGCCCTGACACACGCTGGCGAGTCAAAGCGCTCGATGCTCTCGGCTAAATAACGATAGGCAGCCTCACGCCCCGCCACAAGACGCCCCATCGCTGGCACATGACGAAAGACATACCAACGATAAACATCCTCGAGACACGCAGCGCGCACAGCGCTCAACTCTAAGGCCAACAATTGCCCTCCCTTCTTGAGACAACGATATATCTCACGCAACACGTCCCGATAATCCGCCATATTACGCAAACCAAACCCTATGGTCACACAATGAAAATACTCACGCCTAAAAGGAAGGGCATCAGCAGACGCATTAACCCACGTCA includes:
- a CDS encoding ubiquinone/menaquinone biosynthesis methyltransferase — translated: MMSPSLVPFGFRDVTKEEKPSLVDSVFSDVAHRYGLMNDVMALGMHRIWKTILCGRIRLSSPIPPSPLHVLDLACGDGDIGMRVARAGDGRHVTLCDVNIAMLHEGYKKASSRHRSVTWVNASADALPFRREYFHCVTIGFGLRNMADYRDVLREIYRCLKKGGQLLALELSAVRAACLEDVYRWYVFRHVPAMGRLVAGREAAYRYLAESIERFDSPACVRASMEEVGFVRATACPMGMGVVHLYEGWKEE
- a CDS encoding insulinase family protein, whose amino-acid sequence is MLRFLLTAFFMLSPTHDTHAKDSGIHIQDVTSEKGVTAWLIQDDHLPIVSIQFAIEGGSAFDPQGKKGLTSLTMDMLREGAGDLPSKAFQEALEEHNISLSFWTSKDRIGGSMKMLKKDMEKGLELLTLATTQPRFDADAIERLKKERLASIRLRREDPATVAHEQWQRVAFPNHPYGTPSIGEEEDIARLTRNDIRSFFTEAFNQETLLISVAGDITQEELAPILDGLFAHWTPHAVRRLADLPEATLPAPTLHVVERPIPQTVVAFGKKGMPRHHPDYYAYYLLNYILGGGSFSARLMDEIREKRGLAYSVYTSLWDSHAIPLLRGALATSNEHVQTSLDILKAETQRIANEPITQEELDGAKTYVIHSLYLNLVRTSSLARFALNLQMTGIGKDYPQKREQLFHAVTREDIQRVARSILHDDAWLITAVGQPVLRQ
- the ubiB gene encoding 2-polyprenylphenol 6-hydroxylase codes for the protein MTKATFISRWGRLLRMCWIFAWHDSAFIVDIVRLLPTKMSMVSRRGRFPTSGGKVRGKRIATALTRLGPGFIKLGQLLATRADIIGRDMAEELMALQDNLPPFSTKRALQSIETEFGRPWRELYAHIEEKPMAAASIAQVHAAVTTDGKHVAVKVIRPDVEAIFAKDFALFRWLAAWLDKRHLVIRRLCLPQAVETLEEIVRREMDLRIEASMACDIKGFMADDKRFYIPEIDWTRTSRRVLTMERIEGVRIDNHQFVQASGLSMETLAKTYVEGFFHQLFIHGLFHADLHPGNVLVDSKKRIVLLDFGITGRLDMRNRHYLAEIFRAFLEKDYRRVARLHFMAGWVPLEQSEDAFVAALRVVGEQIVGKSLDSIVISDLLAHLFSVATEFEMAIQPPLMMMQKGLLLVEGVTRAMCPSVNMWALVRPLIEKWQKDRGRIGKRVERMAHRLSLWRDDVPGRLMAWAKDIESVGRDGIKLHPETIEALAQGMQRRNRSPSHRVTPAYRLTPLLLSVAIGMLCGVALYVLLLG